One Streptomyces sp. CNQ-509 DNA window includes the following coding sequences:
- a CDS encoding ABC transporter substrate-binding protein: MSGRHPPIPPPPADPRTTIPRPGRFDRRTLLRVSAAGAAATATGGLAAACGSAAGQGPGKVAIHGDNATWEAPLQAAGKALKATAGLQLVPEVIPSLESFEQIVKSSLRTNKTPDLLKYWSGYRLRDLARTGGIEDLSKQWESAESQGWVDPSLREAFTYGGRVYGLPMNLAYWVIFYNPEVFAEHRLGKPETWDDFLTACTRLKDNGITPLHGTTAGRWPAFIWFQEILSRQDPQFYDDLMNGRERYTDPRAERALRTIAGFFDKNWFTSMDVDHNNAAAAVVHGDIGMVACGTWLGGVFAGAGAKPGKTVDAFVLPMADPAARPCVIFESSAFAVTVKGPDKEEALKAAGGWLHPEVATAFAHGLSDGSPNPKVEPANAVIEGITRQSKDLWLLNRFWEQGPPELVESTVDDLAGMLIDPHSYRSGLRTMQERADEAWKVWREAEKS; encoded by the coding sequence ATGTCAGGTCGTCATCCGCCGATCCCCCCACCACCCGCCGACCCCCGCACGACCATCCCCCGCCCCGGCCGCTTCGACCGCCGTACCCTGCTCCGGGTCTCCGCGGCCGGAGCGGCCGCCACCGCCACCGGAGGACTGGCCGCCGCCTGCGGCAGCGCCGCGGGGCAGGGCCCGGGAAAGGTCGCCATCCACGGCGACAACGCCACCTGGGAGGCGCCGCTGCAGGCAGCCGGGAAGGCGCTCAAGGCCACCGCAGGACTGCAGCTCGTCCCCGAGGTCATCCCGTCCCTCGAGTCCTTCGAGCAGATCGTCAAGTCCTCGCTCCGCACGAACAAGACCCCCGACCTGCTCAAGTACTGGTCCGGCTACCGGCTGCGCGACCTCGCGCGCACCGGCGGCATCGAGGATCTGTCCAAGCAGTGGGAGTCCGCCGAGTCCCAGGGCTGGGTCGACCCCTCGCTGCGCGAGGCGTTCACCTACGGCGGACGTGTCTACGGGCTGCCGATGAACCTCGCCTACTGGGTGATCTTCTACAACCCCGAGGTCTTCGCGGAGCACCGCCTGGGGAAGCCCGAGACCTGGGACGACTTCCTCACCGCCTGCACCCGGCTGAAGGACAACGGCATCACCCCGCTGCACGGCACCACGGCCGGCCGCTGGCCCGCGTTCATCTGGTTCCAGGAGATCCTGAGCCGTCAGGATCCCCAGTTCTACGACGACCTGATGAACGGGCGCGAGCGCTACACCGACCCGCGCGCCGAACGGGCGCTGCGCACGATCGCCGGCTTCTTCGACAAGAACTGGTTCACCAGCATGGACGTGGACCACAACAACGCCGCCGCCGCCGTCGTCCACGGCGACATCGGGATGGTCGCCTGCGGCACGTGGCTGGGCGGAGTCTTCGCCGGTGCCGGTGCCAAGCCCGGCAAGACCGTCGACGCCTTCGTCCTGCCCATGGCCGACCCGGCGGCGCGCCCCTGCGTGATCTTCGAGTCCAGTGCCTTCGCGGTCACGGTCAAGGGCCCGGACAAGGAGGAGGCGCTGAAGGCCGCCGGCGGCTGGCTGCACCCCGAGGTCGCCACCGCCTTCGCCCACGGCCTCTCCGACGGCAGCCCCAACCCGAAGGTCGAGCCGGCCAACGCGGTCATCGAGGGCATCACCCGCCAGTCGAAGGACCTGTGGCTGCTCAACCGGTTCTGGGAACAGGGCCCGCCCGAACTCGTCGAGTCCACCGTGGACGACCTCGCGGGCATGCTCATCGATCCGCACTCGTACCGCAGCGGGCTGCGGACCATGCAGGAGCGCGCCGACGAGGCGTGGAAGGTGTGGCGGGAGGCGGAGAAGTCATGA
- a CDS encoding anhydro-N-acetylmuramic acid kinase, with product MTHPHPAPALTVVGLLSGTSYDAADAAVCDLRLAGDELLLHPRGLHSAPFPGELRRAVAACLPPAATTMAEVCRLDTELGRFFGRVAAEAVDAVAGGQADLVVSHGQTVYHWVEGRRARGTLQLGGAAWIAEATGLPVVSDVRTRDIARGGQGAPLASTLDALLLLGEGPGPRRGALNLGGIANITVRGGGGVVAYDLGPANALIDAAVADGTGGAETMDTDGARARRGTVDRELLRRLLAEPYYALPAPKSTGKELFHGAYLREQVAAAGARAALDDLVATVTELTAELAAAACREYGVEELVVSGGGVRNPALMARLAELCAPARVSRMEDHGLSSQGKEGYLFALLGFLTVCGLPASVPSATGAREAALLGSVTPGARPLRLPEPAAQAPVRLRVV from the coding sequence ATGACCCACCCGCACCCCGCCCCCGCGCTCACCGTCGTCGGCCTGCTCAGCGGCACCTCGTACGACGCAGCGGACGCCGCCGTCTGCGACCTGCGCCTGGCCGGCGACGAACTGCTCCTGCACCCCCGCGGCCTGCACAGCGCCCCGTTCCCCGGCGAGCTGCGCCGCGCCGTCGCCGCCTGCCTGCCCCCGGCCGCGACGACGATGGCGGAGGTCTGCCGGCTCGACACCGAACTGGGCCGGTTCTTCGGCCGGGTGGCCGCCGAGGCGGTCGACGCGGTCGCGGGCGGGCAGGCGGACCTCGTGGTCTCGCACGGCCAGACCGTCTACCACTGGGTCGAGGGCCGGCGCGCCCGCGGCACCCTCCAGCTCGGCGGCGCCGCCTGGATCGCCGAGGCGACCGGGCTGCCGGTGGTCTCCGACGTCCGCACCCGAGACATCGCCCGTGGCGGCCAGGGCGCCCCGCTGGCCTCCACCCTCGACGCGCTGCTCCTCCTCGGCGAAGGTCCGGGACCGCGGCGCGGGGCGCTGAACCTCGGCGGCATCGCCAACATCACCGTCCGCGGCGGCGGCGGGGTCGTCGCGTACGACCTGGGCCCCGCCAACGCGCTCATCGACGCGGCCGTGGCCGACGGCACCGGCGGCGCGGAGACCATGGACACCGACGGCGCGCGGGCGCGGCGCGGCACGGTGGACCGGGAGCTGCTGCGCCGGCTGCTGGCCGAGCCGTACTACGCGCTGCCGGCGCCCAAGTCGACGGGCAAGGAGCTCTTCCACGGGGCGTACCTGCGCGAGCAGGTGGCCGCGGCGGGTGCGAGGGCCGCGCTGGACGACCTGGTGGCCACCGTCACGGAGCTCACCGCGGAGCTGGCCGCGGCGGCGTGCCGGGAGTACGGGGTCGAGGAGCTGGTCGTCTCCGGCGGCGGGGTGCGCAACCCGGCGCTGATGGCGCGGCTGGCGGAGCTGTGCGCGCCGGCGCGGGTGTCGCGGATGGAGGACCACGGGCTGTCGTCGCAGGGCAAGGAGGGGTATCTCTTCGCGCTGCTGGGCTTTCTGACGGTATGCGGGCTGCCGGCGTCCGTCCCGTCGGCGACGGGCGCGCGCGAGGCGGCGCTGCTGGGCTCGGTCACCCCGGGCGCCCGGCCGCTGCGGCTGCCGGAGCCGGCGGCGCAGGCGCCGGTGCGGCTGCGGGTGGTGTGA
- a CDS encoding carbohydrate ABC transporter permease encodes MGRHMRNLFVAGCVLLWLLPLYLLIVNALTPAEEYTGSVDWTPQGFAIFDNLKTAWVDAGIGDGFASSMLYAVVCGAVAVVVAAMAAFAVIVLPIPRPALWFWAIFSGTLFPLQMFLAPLFGMYADANLYDTRLGLMLVYAAWAIPFAFFLIRNQMTTMPPEITEAAMLDGASMRRIFWRIHVPLMRSGLGAAFIFQFTAVWNDLLFGITLSRSPEIQPVMAALNSLNQAYSSAGPPVILAGAFIVSLPTLLVFLVFRGLFLRGITASAR; translated from the coding sequence ATGGGACGCCACATGCGCAACCTCTTCGTCGCCGGCTGCGTGCTGCTCTGGCTGCTGCCGCTCTACCTGCTGATCGTCAACGCCCTCACCCCCGCCGAGGAGTACACGGGCTCCGTCGACTGGACCCCGCAGGGCTTCGCGATCTTCGACAACCTCAAGACCGCCTGGGTCGACGCCGGCATCGGCGACGGCTTCGCCAGCTCGATGCTGTACGCCGTCGTCTGCGGCGCGGTGGCCGTGGTGGTCGCGGCGATGGCCGCGTTCGCCGTCATCGTGCTGCCGATACCCCGGCCCGCCCTGTGGTTCTGGGCGATCTTCTCCGGGACGCTGTTCCCGCTGCAGATGTTCCTGGCCCCGCTCTTCGGCATGTACGCCGACGCCAACCTCTACGACACCCGCCTGGGCCTGATGCTCGTCTACGCGGCCTGGGCCATCCCCTTCGCGTTCTTCCTCATCCGCAACCAGATGACGACGATGCCACCGGAGATCACCGAGGCCGCGATGCTCGACGGCGCGTCCATGCGCCGCATCTTCTGGCGCATCCACGTGCCGCTGATGCGCTCCGGGCTGGGCGCCGCGTTCATCTTCCAGTTCACCGCCGTCTGGAACGACCTGCTGTTCGGCATCACGCTCAGCCGCAGCCCCGAGATCCAGCCGGTGATGGCCGCCCTCAACTCCCTCAACCAGGCGTACAGCTCGGCCGGGCCGCCGGTGATCCTCGCCGGCGCGTTCATCGTCTCGCTGCCCACGCTGCTGGTGTTCCTGGTGTTCCGCGGCCTCTTCCTGCGCGGCATCACCGCATCCGCCCGCTGA
- a CDS encoding ATP-binding cassette domain-containing protein: MRLDGVGRRYGRRGPWVLRGVDLRVPAGALVRVEGANGGGKSTLLRLLAGIDLPSAGRVADRPARTAYVPERFPAALPLTALGYLTHLGRVQGLRGAEARRRAGEWLERFGAGESARTPLDELSKGGGQKVAVAQAFLAEPELLVLDEAWTGLDMGARAELDAAVAERLAAGGAVVFVDHDPRRLADVPYAAYRAGGGRVVARPAGGAPAVVVEAVGPAGARVPGDLPGAPLCEELPGGGCRLTVPAAYSDALLRVLLGARPGWHIRGVRPLPYAREEDPAP; the protein is encoded by the coding sequence ATGAGGCTGGACGGCGTCGGGCGGCGCTACGGCAGACGCGGCCCCTGGGTGCTGCGCGGGGTCGACCTGCGGGTGCCGGCGGGCGCGCTCGTACGCGTCGAAGGGGCCAACGGCGGCGGCAAGTCGACGCTGCTGCGGCTGCTGGCCGGCATCGACCTGCCCAGCGCCGGGCGCGTCGCCGACCGCCCCGCGCGCACGGCGTACGTGCCGGAGCGCTTCCCCGCCGCCCTGCCGCTGACGGCGCTCGGCTACCTGACGCACCTGGGCCGGGTGCAGGGGCTCCGCGGTGCCGAGGCGCGGCGGCGGGCGGGGGAGTGGCTGGAGCGGTTCGGGGCGGGAGAGTCGGCGCGTACGCCGCTGGACGAACTGTCGAAGGGCGGCGGCCAGAAGGTCGCGGTGGCGCAGGCGTTCCTCGCGGAGCCGGAGCTGCTGGTGCTCGACGAGGCGTGGACCGGGCTGGACATGGGCGCGCGGGCGGAGCTGGACGCGGCGGTGGCCGAGCGGCTGGCGGCGGGCGGGGCGGTGGTGTTCGTCGACCACGACCCGCGGCGGCTGGCGGACGTGCCGTACGCCGCCTACCGCGCCGGCGGCGGGCGGGTCGTCGCCCGGCCCGCGGGCGGAGCCCCGGCGGTGGTGGTCGAGGCGGTCGGGCCGGCGGGCGCGCGCGTGCCCGGCGACCTGCCGGGGGCGCCGCTCTGCGAGGAACTGCCCGGCGGCGGCTGCCGGCTGACGGTGCCCGCCGCGTACTCCGACGCCCTGCTGCGGGTGCTGCTCGGCGCACGCCCCGGCTGGCACATCCGCGGCGTGCGCCCTCTGCCGTACGCGCGGGAGGAGGACCCGGCGCCGTGA
- a CDS encoding glycoside hydrolase family 38 C-terminal domain-containing protein yields MTTRALVKTTDWDNDRIRDSLRGSVVSAEGSLAGTALRLTQEPLLKHAEGGGLLQSLRVEATGGPLPAELAAGSSTAFVVRTESGTALPAVPEAGPGGSVRLLLPAVDTATRVTVGLAADPDAGADAGIVLTLTPQRQWTLHLVHHSHLDIGYTDPQGRVLAEHLSFLDSCLELTRATDDWPAESRFRWCVESLWSFRQWADARPAEQVEEFVRRVREGRIELTAMPFNLHTETCSTDELHELLRLADEVRDEHGVEFTSAMQTDVPGAVVGLVDALAAAGVRYLSVAHNWAGRSVPHLVGGEKLPRLFRWRAPSGNSILVWVTDTPHGLAYMEGPLLGFDTDYDSVDDLLPAYLTSLASNPYPYRGGIFGWAMDQADVKREPYPWDILHLRVQGKFGDNAPPRRIIADTVRRWNETWAYPQLRLSRNEDFFTDAEARLGDEIRTFEGDWTDWWVDGVGSGARPLSLARTAQATVADAQTLGTFAGILGATGAADDSRDAAPVYEAVSLFDEHTWGAGDPWTHGDHGGHSGEEQWHWKYGQALRAYDDGNSLLDRARARLGQRLAGAPDAVSYHVVNTCSWARTDVVRIFLPESSVPLEQRVAVRDARTGEKLRHEEQAQVNDDHRDAGRFLLVCVADVPPAGSVRLDVVAEGAGDGAADGEGTVLKAATGWNPTGGTEKEDPAETAAAAHAQADPTLLENEHLAVRVDLARACIASVVDKTTGRELVRGADAGAAAGFNAYIHDSYTTAGGFNHNSSRTTASERLEHLGNRSVAPPAALIARTSTATGETLTYETRPAGANRVRTTLTLPHGAARLDIENRVDKDATPGKESAYFAFPFAFEAPTVRMEATGGATGTGLSVIPGSARHMRAVRRWVTLADDGLAVAWATQDAPLVQFGNIALPYAPFPKTMGEDEPATVFSWIHNNLWDTNFPSEQGFEFTFRYSLACGTDAAAPHGSLGARTAAGLSRPLHAVRARAPHAEGPEVTDGLAFAEVGDPRVRLVGATTPGGEAGEGAVLLRLQSFAEEPVACPVRALFPVTGAGLADYLGRPGDDLPVTDGEVTVDLPTLGTTAVLFRRR; encoded by the coding sequence ATGACCACTCGGGCCCTCGTCAAGACCACCGACTGGGACAACGACCGCATCCGCGACAGCCTGCGCGGCAGCGTCGTCAGCGCCGAGGGCAGCCTCGCCGGCACCGCCCTGCGCCTCACCCAGGAGCCGCTGCTCAAGCACGCCGAGGGCGGCGGGCTGCTGCAGAGCCTGCGCGTCGAGGCCACCGGCGGCCCTCTGCCCGCCGAACTGGCCGCCGGTTCCTCCACCGCCTTCGTCGTACGCACCGAGTCCGGCACGGCGCTGCCCGCCGTGCCGGAAGCGGGCCCCGGCGGGTCCGTACGCCTGCTGCTGCCCGCCGTCGACACCGCCACCCGCGTCACCGTCGGCCTGGCCGCCGACCCCGATGCCGGGGCCGACGCCGGCATCGTCCTGACCCTCACCCCGCAGCGGCAGTGGACCCTCCACCTCGTCCACCACTCCCACCTCGACATCGGCTACACCGACCCCCAGGGCCGCGTCCTCGCCGAGCACCTGTCCTTCCTCGACTCCTGCCTGGAGCTGACCCGCGCCACCGACGACTGGCCCGCCGAGTCCCGGTTCCGCTGGTGCGTGGAGTCCCTGTGGTCCTTCCGGCAGTGGGCCGACGCGCGCCCCGCCGAGCAGGTCGAGGAGTTCGTACGGCGCGTCCGCGAGGGCCGCATCGAGCTGACCGCCATGCCGTTCAACCTCCACACCGAGACCTGCTCCACCGACGAGCTGCACGAACTGCTGCGGCTCGCCGACGAGGTGCGCGACGAGCACGGCGTCGAGTTCACCTCCGCGATGCAGACCGACGTACCCGGCGCCGTCGTCGGCCTCGTGGACGCGCTCGCCGCCGCCGGCGTCAGGTACCTGTCCGTGGCGCACAACTGGGCCGGCCGGTCCGTGCCCCACCTCGTCGGCGGCGAGAAGCTGCCCCGGCTCTTCCGGTGGCGCGCGCCCAGCGGCAACAGCATCCTCGTCTGGGTCACCGACACCCCGCACGGCCTGGCCTACATGGAGGGCCCGCTGCTCGGCTTCGACACCGACTACGACAGCGTCGACGACCTGCTGCCCGCCTATCTGACGTCGCTGGCCAGCAACCCGTACCCGTACCGCGGCGGGATCTTCGGCTGGGCCATGGACCAGGCCGACGTCAAGCGCGAGCCATACCCGTGGGACATCCTGCACCTGCGCGTGCAGGGCAAGTTCGGCGACAACGCGCCGCCGCGGCGGATCATCGCCGACACCGTCCGCCGCTGGAACGAGACCTGGGCCTACCCGCAGCTCCGGCTCTCCCGCAACGAGGACTTCTTCACCGACGCCGAGGCCCGCCTCGGCGACGAGATCCGCACCTTCGAGGGCGACTGGACCGACTGGTGGGTCGACGGCGTCGGCTCCGGCGCCCGCCCGCTCTCCCTGGCCCGCACCGCGCAGGCCACCGTCGCCGACGCGCAGACCCTCGGCACCTTCGCCGGCATCCTGGGCGCCACGGGCGCCGCCGACGACAGCCGGGACGCGGCCCCCGTCTACGAGGCCGTGTCGCTCTTCGACGAGCACACCTGGGGCGCCGGCGACCCCTGGACCCACGGCGACCACGGCGGCCACAGCGGCGAGGAGCAGTGGCACTGGAAGTACGGGCAGGCGCTGCGCGCGTACGACGACGGCAACTCGCTCCTCGACCGGGCCCGCGCCCGCCTCGGCCAGCGGCTCGCCGGCGCGCCCGACGCCGTGTCGTACCACGTCGTCAACACCTGCTCCTGGGCCCGCACCGACGTCGTGCGGATCTTCCTGCCGGAGAGCAGCGTGCCGCTGGAGCAGCGCGTCGCCGTCCGCGACGCCCGCACCGGCGAGAAGCTGCGGCACGAGGAGCAGGCGCAGGTGAACGACGACCACCGGGACGCGGGCCGGTTCCTGCTGGTGTGCGTCGCCGACGTGCCGCCCGCCGGCTCCGTACGCCTCGACGTCGTCGCCGAAGGCGCCGGCGACGGGGCCGCCGACGGCGAGGGCACCGTCCTGAAGGCCGCCACCGGCTGGAACCCCACCGGCGGCACCGAGAAGGAGGACCCCGCGGAGACCGCCGCCGCCGCGCACGCCCAGGCCGACCCCACGCTGCTGGAGAACGAGCACCTCGCGGTCCGCGTCGACCTCGCCCGCGCCTGCATCGCCTCCGTCGTCGACAAGACCACGGGACGCGAACTGGTCCGCGGCGCCGATGCGGGCGCAGCCGCCGGCTTCAACGCCTACATCCACGACAGCTACACCACCGCCGGCGGCTTCAACCACAACTCCAGCCGCACCACCGCCTCCGAGCGCCTGGAGCACCTCGGCAACCGCTCCGTCGCCCCGCCCGCCGCGCTCATCGCGCGCACGTCCACCGCCACCGGCGAGACCCTCACCTACGAGACCCGCCCCGCCGGCGCCAACCGGGTGCGCACGACGCTCACGCTGCCGCACGGCGCCGCCCGCCTCGACATCGAGAACCGCGTCGACAAGGACGCCACCCCCGGCAAGGAGAGCGCCTACTTCGCGTTCCCCTTCGCCTTCGAGGCGCCCACCGTGCGGATGGAGGCCACCGGCGGCGCCACCGGCACCGGCCTGTCCGTCATCCCCGGCTCCGCGCGGCACATGCGGGCCGTACGCCGCTGGGTGACGCTCGCCGACGACGGGCTCGCCGTCGCCTGGGCCACCCAGGACGCGCCGCTGGTACAGTTCGGGAACATCGCGCTGCCGTATGCGCCGTTCCCGAAGACGATGGGCGAGGACGAGCCCGCCACCGTCTTCTCCTGGATCCACAACAACCTGTGGGACACCAACTTCCCCAGCGAGCAGGGCTTCGAGTTCACCTTCCGCTACAGCCTCGCCTGCGGTACGGACGCCGCCGCCCCGCACGGCTCCCTCGGCGCCCGCACCGCCGCGGGACTCAGCCGCCCGCTGCACGCCGTACGGGCCCGCGCCCCGCACGCCGAGGGCCCCGAGGTCACCGACGGGCTGGCGTTCGCCGAGGTCGGCGACCCGCGGGTGCGGCTCGTCGGCGCCACCACCCCCGGTGGCGAAGCCGGCGAAGGCGCCGTGCTGCTGCGGCTGCAGTCCTTCGCCGAGGAGCCCGTGGCCTGTCCCGTACGCGCCCTCTTCCCCGTCACCGGGGCCGGGCTCGCCGACTACCTCGGCCGCCCGGGAGACGACCTGCCGGTAACGGACGGGGAGGTCACCGTCGACCTCCCCACCCTCGGCACGACCGCGGTGCTCTTCCGGCGCCGCTGA
- a CDS encoding carbohydrate ABC transporter permease: protein MTDTVGTADAAKPVRVRRRIPVRTPHQAARNTSTRRLGGPFAGVPWALPALALVGVLLLYPFLRSIYGSFFEDNGFTSSFTGVDNYTRLAEDPIFGRSLLNTFMWVAGTLLLPVVAGLAIAVATHRMRRFGGLAQLVIVLPFAISGAATAALWRFMLTTDGAVNEILRGVGLDSWAQSWLLEWPQNTLSMIVASTWQATGLNVVLFAIGLRAIPRETIEAAELDGATGWRMFRHITLPQLRAVTVVVVGMAIVNSLKAFDMIWVLTQGGPSRSSETLALTMYREAFRLFHVGYGSAIALVLSVIVVASSWLYLRRQMPGAKD from the coding sequence ATGACCGACACCGTGGGCACGGCGGACGCCGCCAAGCCCGTACGCGTCCGCCGCCGCATACCCGTGCGCACCCCGCACCAGGCCGCGAGGAACACGTCCACCCGCCGCCTGGGAGGACCGTTCGCCGGCGTCCCCTGGGCGCTGCCCGCGCTCGCCCTCGTCGGCGTGCTGCTCCTCTATCCCTTCCTCCGCAGCATCTACGGCAGCTTCTTCGAGGACAACGGCTTCACCAGCAGCTTCACCGGCGTCGACAACTACACCCGGCTCGCCGAGGACCCGATCTTCGGCCGCTCGCTGCTCAACACCTTCATGTGGGTCGCCGGCACCCTGCTGCTGCCCGTCGTCGCCGGCCTCGCCATCGCGGTGGCCACCCACCGGATGCGCCGCTTCGGCGGCCTCGCCCAGCTCGTCATCGTGCTGCCGTTCGCGATCTCCGGCGCCGCCACCGCCGCGCTGTGGCGCTTCATGCTCACCACCGACGGCGCGGTCAACGAGATCCTGCGAGGCGTCGGCCTCGACTCCTGGGCGCAGAGCTGGCTGCTGGAGTGGCCGCAGAACACCCTCTCGATGATCGTCGCCAGCACCTGGCAGGCCACGGGACTGAACGTGGTCCTCTTCGCCATCGGCCTGCGCGCCATCCCGCGCGAGACGATCGAGGCCGCCGAGCTGGACGGCGCCACCGGCTGGCGGATGTTCCGCCACATCACGCTGCCGCAGTTGCGCGCCGTGACGGTCGTGGTCGTCGGCATGGCGATCGTCAACAGCCTCAAGGCGTTCGACATGATCTGGGTCCTCACCCAGGGCGGCCCCTCGCGCAGCTCCGAGACGCTGGCGCTGACCATGTACCGCGAGGCGTTCCGCCTCTTCCACGTCGGGTACGGCTCCGCCATCGCGCTCGTGCTCTCCGTGATCGTCGTCGCTTCCTCCTGGCTGTACCTCCGCCGCCAGATGCCCGGTGCCAAGGACTGA
- a CDS encoding class I mannose-6-phosphate isomerase, translating into MYRLDPRYAPAPPAVLTTGWRAVAAELPHGPAVVAVEGPPSADWDALAGRLRRELTARGTPVALLDVRRHYAPADEVRRRTERPEDAADPHYCKLAENPLDDLFDTPPAARRPDAGLLLVYGPGAAVVPHDLLWYADVPKRYAEAAVTAGTTGTNLGLPGEAPALRRLFYVDWPMLDRHRDAVARRIDGWLDVQDPGHPVHLDGDGLRGTLAALARRPVRTRPYFNSTPWGGHWAQRELGFAPDAPNTALGYELIAPEAGILIGTGPDAQAEVPFQLMCVLAPEDVLGAEVHARFGTSFPIRFDYLDTVDGGNLSLHCHPREAYMRERFGWPYTQHETYYMTLGSAETKVYLGLREDADTGQFRKEIEKAITDAVPMDPEDHVLAFPGEKGQLFMIPAGTPHASGAGNLVLEISATPYLYSLRFYDWLRPGADGRPRPMPYEHGLANLETARRGEAVARELVQDPRELRSGPGWREELLGALDEMFYEVRRYTLDEGAEAGDDTEGRFHVLNVAEGAGVTVHTAAGDIHELAYAETLTVPAAVGGYRLVATAGGGPVRVVKALVRKAAER; encoded by the coding sequence GTGTACCGGCTCGACCCGCGCTACGCACCCGCCCCGCCGGCCGTCCTCACCACCGGCTGGCGGGCCGTGGCGGCGGAACTCCCCCACGGCCCGGCGGTAGTGGCCGTCGAGGGACCCCCGTCCGCGGACTGGGACGCCCTCGCCGGCCGGCTCCGGCGCGAGCTCACCGCCCGCGGCACCCCCGTGGCACTCCTCGACGTACGGCGCCACTACGCGCCGGCCGACGAGGTCAGACGCCGCACCGAGCGGCCCGAGGACGCCGCCGACCCGCACTACTGCAAGCTCGCCGAGAACCCCCTCGACGACCTCTTCGACACCCCGCCCGCGGCGCGCCGCCCCGACGCCGGGCTGCTGCTGGTCTACGGCCCCGGCGCCGCCGTCGTACCGCACGACCTGCTCTGGTACGCCGACGTGCCCAAGCGCTACGCCGAGGCCGCCGTCACCGCCGGCACCACCGGCACCAACCTGGGCCTGCCCGGCGAAGCACCCGCCCTCCGGCGGCTGTTCTACGTCGACTGGCCCATGCTCGACCGCCACCGCGACGCGGTGGCCCGCCGCATCGACGGCTGGCTCGACGTCCAGGACCCCGGCCACCCCGTCCACCTCGACGGCGACGGGCTGCGCGGCACCCTCGCCGCGCTCGCCCGCCGGCCCGTACGCACCCGGCCCTACTTCAACTCCACCCCCTGGGGCGGCCACTGGGCCCAGCGCGAGCTGGGCTTCGCCCCCGACGCGCCCAACACCGCCCTCGGCTACGAGCTGATCGCCCCCGAGGCCGGCATCCTGATCGGCACCGGACCGGACGCGCAGGCCGAGGTGCCGTTCCAGCTCATGTGCGTCCTCGCCCCCGAGGACGTGCTCGGCGCCGAGGTGCACGCGCGGTTCGGCACCTCGTTCCCGATCCGCTTCGACTACCTCGACACCGTCGACGGCGGCAACCTGTCGCTGCACTGCCACCCGCGCGAGGCGTACATGCGCGAGCGGTTCGGCTGGCCGTACACCCAGCACGAGACCTACTACATGACGCTCGGCAGCGCGGAGACGAAGGTGTACCTCGGGCTGCGCGAGGACGCCGACACCGGGCAGTTCCGCAAGGAGATCGAGAAGGCGATCACCGACGCGGTGCCGATGGACCCGGAGGACCACGTGCTGGCCTTCCCGGGCGAGAAGGGGCAGTTGTTCATGATCCCCGCCGGTACGCCGCACGCCAGCGGCGCCGGCAACCTCGTCCTGGAGATCAGCGCCACGCCGTACCTCTACAGCCTCCGCTTCTACGACTGGCTGCGGCCCGGCGCCGACGGCAGGCCGCGGCCGATGCCGTACGAGCACGGGCTGGCGAACCTCGAGACCGCGCGGCGCGGCGAGGCGGTGGCCCGGGAGCTGGTGCAGGACCCGCGCGAACTGCGCTCGGGCCCCGGCTGGCGGGAGGAACTGCTCGGCGCGCTCGACGAGATGTTCTACGAAGTCAGGAGGTACACCCTGGACGAAGGAGCCGAGGCGGGCGACGACACCGAGGGCCGCTTCCACGTCCTCAACGTGGCCGAGGGCGCCGGCGTCACCGTGCACACCGCGGCCGGCGACATCCACGAGCTGGCGTACGCCGAGACGCTGACCGTGCCCGCGGCGGTCGGCGGCTACCGGCTCGTGGCCACCGCGGGCGGCGGGCCCGTGCGGGTCGTCAAGGCCCTCGTCAGGAAGGCCGCCGAGCGTTGA